The stretch of DNA CCGGGACGCGCGCACCGCCAACATCTCCGTCCCGGTCCTCGACGGCGCCGCGGCGAGGGGGGAGGTGGCGGAGCTCGGCGCGGGCGAGATCCACGAGTTCACGTTCTGGGCGCTGGACGACGCCGGCAGGCGGCGCTGCCTCGGCGGGGACTACTTCGAGGTGGACCTCTCCGGGGCCGCGTGGAAGTCGCGGCCCCCCGTCATGGACCGCGGCGACGGCTCCTACTCCGTCCGCCTCCAGGTCGCGCCCCGCTTCGCCGCGGGGGAGTTCCGCCTCACCGTCGTCCTCCTCTTCCGCAGCTTCGAGGGGCTCAAGTTCTCCTCCGCCAGGTTCAAGTACCGCGCTGAGCTGCGCCGCATCCCACTCCTGTTCCGGCCGGACAGCAACGTGTCGCTCCCGGCACTGGAGGTGTGCCGCGCCGCGGACTTCGCGCGCGACGCCTGGTCCGGCCGGTGGACGCGGCTCGCCAAGAACGACGACTGCGAGGACGTCGACGCCGCGGGCCGGTACCGTTGCCTGGAGCCGGACCACCCGTGCGAGGCCCCGTGGTGCGACGGCCCTCTTGGCGCGCTGGAGAGCAACGGGTGGGTGTACTCGGCGCACTGCTCCTTCAGGCTCTTCGCGgtcgacgcggcgtggcggtgcCTCGATGGCAAGTGGCTCTTCTTCTGGGGCGACTCCAACCACGTCGACACCATCCGGAACCTCCTCACCTTCGTCCTCGGCGTCACGGACACGTCCGTCGTGACGCGCCGCTTCGACGCCGTGTTCACGAACCCCAGCGGCGGGCCGGGGACTCTGAGGATCACGAGCATCTTCAACGGCCACTGGAACATGAGCATGAACTACCTCGGCCTGCATTCCCTCCGGAACAGGGGGTTCCGGCAGCTAATCCGGTCCTACTTCATGTCCGGTGACCGCGTCCCAGATGTCGTGATCCTCAACTCCGGCCTGCACGACGGGTGCTACTGGACCAGCGTCCGCGCCTATGCCCAGGGCGCCGAGTTCGCAGCACAGTTCTGGTCGGATGTCATGGCTAAAGTGCGTGCTCGTGGCCACGCCGTGCCGAGGGTGTTCTACCGTACTACGATCGCGACTGGGGGGTATGCTAGGGACCTGGCATTCAATCCAAGCAAGATGGAGGCGTTCAATGGCGTGCTCGTTGAGAAGATGAGGCGGCATGGG from Panicum hallii strain FIL2 chromosome 3, PHallii_v3.1, whole genome shotgun sequence encodes:
- the LOC112888081 gene encoding uncharacterized protein LOC112888081, which codes for MSAHLSPPHRPSLAAGDAKKQTHLGADPSRRTSSSCFGGGGGGGGDHSSPKKPGPSAAKLALASFLGVIVLLAADASLAGAGAHRRLRRQYLRYVGSAGGGGSAGSSSSAWLSVPDRTNFTDDLLARWLAPGGSPCRDARTANISVPVLDGAAARGEVAELGAGEIHEFTFWALDDAGRRRCLGGDYFEVDLSGAAWKSRPPVMDRGDGSYSVRLQVAPRFAAGEFRLTVVLLFRSFEGLKFSSARFKYRAELRRIPLLFRPDSNVSLPALEVCRAADFARDAWSGRWTRLAKNDDCEDVDAAGRYRCLEPDHPCEAPWCDGPLGALESNGWVYSAHCSFRLFAVDAAWRCLDGKWLFFWGDSNHVDTIRNLLTFVLGVTDTSVVTRRFDAVFTNPSGGPGTLRITSIFNGHWNMSMNYLGLHSLRNRGFRQLIRSYFMSGDRVPDVVILNSGLHDGCYWTSVRAYAQGAEFAAQFWSDVMAKVRARGHAVPRVFYRTTIATGGYARDLAFNPSKMEAFNGVLVEKMRRHGVLTGGVIDNFDMTFPWHYDNRCNDGVHYGRAPARLVWRDGKIGHQYFVDLMLGHVLLNAICNG